The following are encoded in a window of Arvicanthis niloticus isolate mArvNil1 chromosome 1, mArvNil1.pat.X, whole genome shotgun sequence genomic DNA:
- the LOC117693796 gene encoding olfactory receptor 10Q1-like produces MLTGKPVLNQSGTPEFVFRVFTTIPEFQVLLFLLFLLLYLMILFGNTAIIWVVCTHSALHTPMYFFLGSLSVLEICYTTDVVPLMLSNIFGAQKPITLAGCGTQMFFFVTLGSTDCFLLAVMAYDRYVAICHPLHYSLIMTQKLCVQMVMGSLSLALFLSLQLTALIFTLPFCGHDQEINHFLCDVPPVLRLACADIHVHQAVLYVVGILVLTVPFLLICISYVFIASTILRMRSEEGRQRAFSTCSSHLTVVLLQYGCCSLVYLRPRSSTSEDEDRQIALVYTFVTPLLNPLIYTLRNKDVKGALKNSIFHKEV; encoded by the coding sequence ATGTTGACTGGGAAGCCTGTCCTCAACCAATCTGGGACTCCTGAATTTGTGTTTCGTGTCTTCACCACTATACCTGAATTCCaggttcttctcttcctcctcttcctcctgctgtaTTTGATGATCCTCTTTGGTAATACAGCCATCATCTGGGTGGTGTGCACCCACAGCGCCCTACACACACCCATGTATTTCTTCCTCGgcagtctgtctgtcttggaaATCTGCTACACCACAGATGTGGTGCCCTTGATGCTTTCTAACATCTTTGGGGCCCAGAAACCCATAACACTGGCTGGTTGTGGGACACAAATGTTCTTCTTTGTAACTCTAggaagcactgactgctttctcTTAGCAGTCATGGCCTATGATAGGTATGTGGCCATCTGTCATCCCCTGCACTACAGCCTCATCATGACCCAGAAGCTGTGTGTCCAGATGGTGATGGGCTCTTTGAGCTTGGCGCTATTTCTCTCCCTGCAGCTCACGGCCTTAATTTTCACCTTGCCCTTCTGTGGACATGACCAGGAAATCAACCACTTCCTCTGTGATGTGCCCCCAGTTCTGCGACTAGCCTGTGCTGACATCCATGTGCACCAGGCAGTCCTCTATGTAGTGGGCATCCTGGTGCTGACAGTCCCATTCCTACTGATTTGTATCTCCTATGTGTTCATTGCTTCTACAATTCTTCGCATGCGCTCTGAAGAGGGTCGCCAGAGGGCCTTCTCTACCTGCTCCTCCCACCTCACTGTGGTCTTGCTGCAGTATGGCTGCTGTAGCCTGGTGTACCTGAGGCCTCGCTCCAGCACCTCAGAGGATGAGGACCGCCAAATCGCCCTGGTCTATACCTTTGTCACCCCATTACTCAACCCTCTGATTTACACTCTCCGGAATAAAGATGTGAAAGGTGCACTGAAGAACTCTATCTTCCATAAAGAAGTCTGA